In the genome of Bradyrhizobium sp. CB3481, the window GCCAATTGCGCGTCGGAGAAAGGCAAGTTCAAGCGCGATGAGAGCAGCCTGCTCGTCATGATCCTTGCCGGAGCTGTGGCCGCCGGTAGCGGGCTCATAGAAATGAGCCTCATAGCCCATTGCCTGCAATTTGGCCGCCATTTTGCGGGCATGCCCGGGATGAACGCGATCATCACGGCGGCTGGTCACAAGCATGATTGGCGGATAATTCTTGCCGGGCGATGCGACGTGATAGGCAGACATCGGCGCCAGGAATTGCCAATCCTCGGGCTTGTCGGGGTCGCCATATTCATCGATACACGCCGCGCCAATGAGCAGCTTTGCATAGCGACGCATATCGATGACCGGGACGGTGCAGAGCAGGGCACCGAATCGATCCGGATAGCGCGTGAGCATATTGGCGATCAGCAAACCTCCATTCGATCCGCCCTCGGCCGCAATGCGGCCGGGATGCGTGACGCCACGGCGCACGAGATCGGCTGCCACGGCTGCGAAATCATCGTGCGCAAGGCGCCGGCCTTCGCGGCGTGCGGCCTCGTACCACTCGGTACCGAACTCACGACCTCCACGTAAACGTGCAATCACGCTTGTGCCGCCGAGTTCGAGCCAGAGCTTTCCGATAGCGGCGTTATAGAACGGTGGTAGCGAGACGTTGAAGCCCCCGTAGCCATAAAGGTGCACGGGCGCGTCTCCGGACATTCCCGGCGGGCCGACCTGCACATAAGGTATCCGCGTGCCATCGCTCGACACCGCTTCGTGCCGTGTGGTCACAAGGCCGGCTGGATCGAACGCCCGCGGAGCTTGCTTGAGCAGAACGGGGGCTGCCGCAGGTCTGACGACGAACAGCGACGGCGGTGTCAACGGGTCCTGAGCGCTCGCTAACAGATCCCCGTTCGACTCTTCCGCCTCGCTGTCGAAGGGCCAGACATACACCGTTCCAAGGTCGGGCAGGCCGGCGACAAGTTCGCGTGACCAGGCACCGTCGGCTGGAGTGAAAACCTCGAAGACGGGTTTCAGATCGTCGAGGATCGACAGGACCAGTCGGCCGCCACACCAGAAGAAGCCTTGCAGCGCGCGTCGGCTAGCTGGTTCGAAAAGAGTCGTGAAGCGACGATCGCCAGCCAGGAAGGCCGAAAAGGAAATGCCTATTACGGTGTCGGTCCCGTGCGTCTTGTCTCCGTAGGCTGCGTCAGGGATATTCCAGGGCGTGCGCGGTTTCACGGCGAGCCAATCGCGCTGCCAGGACAGCCAAGCGTCGGTTGGGACTTCGATCCGCATTTTCGGGCCCGTACGATCACCGGTCCAGACGTTGGATTCGATGATCCCGGGCTTCTCGACAAACCATACGAGCTCTTGGGGACTCTCCCGATCCACACCTGCGTAGACGAGGATAGAGTGGGGGCGCGTTTCGAAAATGATGAGAGCTGCGAGCGGATCGGTTTCTCTCTGCCAAAGCCGAACCGTGCGCGCGTAGCCCGATGCCGTCGCCATGTCCGGTCCCACCGCCGACATCAGCAACAGAGTGTCGCGGTCGAGCCAGACTGTCGAACTCTGGCCTTCCGGAAGGTAGAAGCCATTCGGCATGAAGGCGCGCTCGGCAATGTCGAATTCGCGCAGCACGACCGCGTCTGCGCCTCCGCGCGACAGGCTGAGGATGGCGCGGTCATGGGTGCCCGGCAAGATCGAAGTGCCCTTCAGAACCCAGTCTTCGTTTTCCTGGCGTGCGAGCGCATCCAGATCGAGCAGAACCTCCCAAGCGGGAACTTCACTGCGGAAGCTTTCCAGCGTCGTGGTTCGCCAAAGACCACGCGGATTGGCGGCGTCCTGCCATAAATTGAATAACCGCCCGCCGATCCGGGTGGGATAGGGAACGTTGTCGGGGCGGTCGAAGATCGTCTTGAGCAGATCCCGGTCCGCCGCAGTCTGCTTCTGGCCGAACAGCTTCCCCGTCGCCGTATTCTGCGCTTCAACCCATTCAAGCGCTAGAGCACCCTCGATGTCTTCGAGCCAGAGGTAGGGATCGTCGTCCGGCGCGTCGAGCGTTGGACGAGATTCAGGCCCGAGCATGACGTCTTCTCCAATGATATTCGAGGATGAAATCGGACTACCGGATGACAACCGATTTAAGCCATAGTGGAGCTTTCCATAATGTGGTCCATTCCCTGCTATTGCGGCCACAGGGCATTTGTTAAGCGCCCGCGTTCCGCGCGGTCCTCTGCGGGAGCGGCTACTATCGACGCGCACTTGTAAGCGCGCGGCTAGCAAATTCGTTCTACTACAACGCGAAACAATTTCAATAATCGCGTTCCGCGATGCGCGGCTATTTGTGCCCATCCTGCAGGATCATCGCGGCGTCTTTCTCGACGGTCATCTACCTCGAAGTATTGGATTGCCCGAGGTGACTGTCGGCGTCAGCAGTCTCAAGGGATGACATTTTCGTGAGCGAACGAGATCATGCTCCGTTACGGTTGCAGTCAACCTGCCTTGCTTCCGGCCGCATGGTGGCCGATGCTTTGTGTAGTGCCATGAGCGCCATAGAGGAGTTCACGATGACCGAGATCTGGCAACTCTCCGCGACCGAGCTGGCGCAGCGGATCGCAGATCGTCAGCTCAGTTCGGCGGAGGTGGTGGATGCGCATCTGGCGCGCATCGATGCCGTCAATCCGGCGCTCAACGCGGTGGTGCGTGTGCTGGCGGACGAGGCCCGCGCCGCGGCGGCCACAGCCGACCGAAAGCTGGCTGCCGGCGAGCGGATGGGTCCGCTGCACGGTGTGCCCTTCACGGTGAAGGAGAACATCGACATGGCCGGCCTGCCCACGACGTGGGGCGTGCCGGCGCTGGCCCAAGCCGTGGCACCGGCCGATGCGCCGGTTGTCGAGAGAATGCGCGCCGCCGGGGCGATACCGATCGCCCGCACCAATCTGCCTGACATGGCGCTGCGCGTTCACACCATGAGTTCGTTGCATGGACTGACGCGCAATCCCTGGCATCCTGAGCGCACCGCCGGCGGCTCGAGCGGCGGCGAGGCTTCTGCGCTCGCCAGCGGCATGACGCCGATCGGCCTCGGCAATGATATCGGCGGTTCATTGCGCAATCCGGCCAATGCCTGCGGCATCGCCTCGATTCGGCCCTCGGCCGGCCGGGTGCCCGATGCAGGTTACGTTCCGGTGGAAGACCATTTGCTGGCCGTGCAATTGATGAACGTCCAGGGTCCGATGGCCCGCCGCGTGGCCGATGTGCGGCTTGGTCTGCGTGTGCTGATGGGCGCGCATCCGCGCGATCCATGGTCGATCGATGCGCCCTTCGACGGCCCGCTGCTGGGCCGGCCGATCCGCGTCGCTGTTGTGGCCGAGCCGCCCGGTGGCAGCACGGATCCGCAGGTCGCCGCGACGGTGCGCCGCGCGGCGCAAGCGCTGGCCGACGCCGGTTATGTCGTCGAAGAGGTTTGCCCGCCGCGATACGAGGACGCCATAAGCTGCTGGGCGCGGCTGATCATGGGCGACTTCAATTCAGTGCTCGGGCTGTTGCAGCCGATGATGGGCGCCGACGCGGTCGCCTTTCTCAACATCGCCAACCAGGGCGTACCGCCGCTGGCCGACGCCACAGCGTGGTCGCATTTGATGGTTGAGCGCGACGGCGTCGCGCGCGCCTGGTCGACCTTCATGGCCGACAGACCGCTGCTGCTGTCGCCGACATGGTCGCAATTACCGTTCGCGCACGGCTTCGACTCAGCGACGCCCGAGGGCACCGCGGCGACCATGGAGCTGATGCGCCCGGTAGTCCCCGCCAACGTGTTGGGATTGCCGTCCGCCTGTGTGCCGGCCGGCCGCGATGAGGCGACAGGCCTGCCGATCGGCGTGCTGGTCACCGGCCGTCGGTTTCGGGAGGACCTTTGCCTGGAGGCGGCCGAAGCGATCGAGGCGCGGCTCGGCTTGGCTACGCCGATTGATCCGGTGCGCTGAACAAGGCTCAGCGACCCCTCGCCAATGCAGGCCACGGCGGTGCTTTGCACGCCGTGGCCGGTTGGCAGAGCCGTGGACAGATTCTAATAGGAGGAAGCCGACGGCGGAGCAGGGGGCGCATGCCAGCCACAACGTATTGCGACGAGGAGATGATGGCCTATCGGTCGGGCCAAAAAGTATATCGGCC includes:
- a CDS encoding prolyl oligopeptidase family serine peptidase translates to MLGPESRPTLDAPDDDPYLWLEDIEGALALEWVEAQNTATGKLFGQKQTAADRDLLKTIFDRPDNVPYPTRIGGRLFNLWQDAANPRGLWRTTTLESFRSEVPAWEVLLDLDALARQENEDWVLKGTSILPGTHDRAILSLSRGGADAVVLREFDIAERAFMPNGFYLPEGQSSTVWLDRDTLLLMSAVGPDMATASGYARTVRLWQRETDPLAALIIFETRPHSILVYAGVDRESPQELVWFVEKPGIIESNVWTGDRTGPKMRIEVPTDAWLSWQRDWLAVKPRTPWNIPDAAYGDKTHGTDTVIGISFSAFLAGDRRFTTLFEPASRRALQGFFWCGGRLVLSILDDLKPVFEVFTPADGAWSRELVAGLPDLGTVYVWPFDSEAEESNGDLLASAQDPLTPPSLFVVRPAAAPVLLKQAPRAFDPAGLVTTRHEAVSSDGTRIPYVQVGPPGMSGDAPVHLYGYGGFNVSLPPFYNAAIGKLWLELGGTSVIARLRGGREFGTEWYEAARREGRRLAHDDFAAVAADLVRRGVTHPGRIAAEGGSNGGLLIANMLTRYPDRFGALLCTVPVIDMRRYAKLLIGAACIDEYGDPDKPEDWQFLAPMSAYHVASPGKNYPPIMLVTSRRDDRVHPGHARKMAAKLQAMGYEAHFYEPATGGHSSGKDHDEQAALIALELAFLRRAIGW
- a CDS encoding amidase, coding for MTEIWQLSATELAQRIADRQLSSAEVVDAHLARIDAVNPALNAVVRVLADEARAAAATADRKLAAGERMGPLHGVPFTVKENIDMAGLPTTWGVPALAQAVAPADAPVVERMRAAGAIPIARTNLPDMALRVHTMSSLHGLTRNPWHPERTAGGSSGGEASALASGMTPIGLGNDIGGSLRNPANACGIASIRPSAGRVPDAGYVPVEDHLLAVQLMNVQGPMARRVADVRLGLRVLMGAHPRDPWSIDAPFDGPLLGRPIRVAVVAEPPGGSTDPQVAATVRRAAQALADAGYVVEEVCPPRYEDAISCWARLIMGDFNSVLGLLQPMMGADAVAFLNIANQGVPPLADATAWSHLMVERDGVARAWSTFMADRPLLLSPTWSQLPFAHGFDSATPEGTAATMELMRPVVPANVLGLPSACVPAGRDEATGLPIGVLVTGRRFREDLCLEAAEAIEARLGLATPIDPVR